One window of the Chryseobacterium sp. CY350 genome contains the following:
- a CDS encoding SHOCT domain-containing protein, with the protein MTEKELSDIEKLAELKAKGIITQQEFDVKKKQILDSISFSNNQNKKLEIEKNTKGCLKFFLILILVFFILIIIAVVFGGNSKNSSVNSNAETAQSSVSLNEIAKLQKELENDKLTNVQREEIEIEIKSIKTLEFAEKNISAWDRSNPKLVSAVKKTMNNPDSFEHVETTFDYKKDKVIATMIYRGNNALGSKVLGKVLGTFDYDGKLLNIGANN; encoded by the coding sequence ATGACAGAAAAAGAATTATCAGATATTGAAAAGCTTGCAGAACTAAAAGCTAAAGGAATAATTACTCAACAAGAATTTGATGTCAAAAAAAAGCAAATTTTAGATTCAATTAGCTTTTCAAACAATCAAAATAAAAAATTAGAAATTGAGAAAAACACTAAAGGCTGTCTTAAGTTTTTTTTAATACTTATATTAGTTTTTTTTATTTTAATAATTATTGCTGTTGTTTTCGGTGGAAATAGTAAAAATTCAAGCGTTAACTCAAATGCTGAGACTGCTCAATCCTCAGTATCATTAAATGAAATTGCTAAGCTTCAAAAAGAACTTGAAAATGATAAACTAACTAATGTTCAAAGGGAAGAAATTGAAATTGAAATTAAAAGTATTAAAACATTAGAGTTTGCAGAAAAAAATATTTCTGCTTGGGATCGTTCCAACCCCAAATTAGTTAGTGCCGTAAAAAAAACTATGAATAATCCGGATAGTTTTGAACATGTAGAAACTACTTTTGACTACAAAAAAGATAAGGTTATTGCTACCATGATTTATCGAGGTAATAATGCTCTTGGTTCAAAGGTTTTGGGGAAAGTTTTGGGAACTTTTGATTATGATGGTAAACTATTAAATATTGGAGCCAATAATTAA
- a CDS encoding DUF4238 domain-containing protein, producing MNNAQNHHYVSQTHIKKFFNYDVQKIFIYDKRYEGVRYKNGTKYIFSEGNLNTMLSGNEFDYNTIEEMYNRYFENDFNKNYQIIEKFINNQILDIDTEDALRYFAKYGALGNHRTPEYKKEISDMFYFGLKEGLGDKILENYEFLKVAQPYGDKKYSNSEIDLEIPNIILDLMGDIFFTIYVPASICDFFILSDYCSLTLREKINTYINTDITEISTISFPLSSKVFLEFYSSKSIHSPTKSEIKFLNTEQVELINKQTLSLAYKTVVCSDENYLKNLTS from the coding sequence GTGAATAATGCTCAGAATCACCACTATGTATCTCAAACTCATATTAAAAAATTTTTTAATTATGATGTACAAAAGATATTTATATACGACAAACGATATGAAGGTGTACGATATAAAAATGGCACAAAATACATCTTTAGCGAAGGCAACCTGAACACTATGTTATCAGGTAATGAGTTTGATTACAATACTATTGAAGAGATGTATAACAGATATTTTGAAAATGATTTCAATAAAAATTACCAAATCATAGAAAAATTTATCAATAATCAAATTTTAGACATAGACACTGAAGATGCTCTTCGATATTTTGCAAAGTATGGCGCCCTTGGAAACCACAGAACCCCAGAATACAAGAAAGAAATATCTGATATGTTTTATTTTGGACTAAAAGAAGGTTTGGGTGACAAAATCTTAGAGAATTATGAATTTCTAAAAGTTGCGCAGCCTTATGGAGATAAAAAATATTCTAATTCAGAAATCGATTTAGAAATACCAAATATTATACTAGACTTGATGGGAGATATTTTTTTTACAATATATGTTCCTGCTAGTATTTGCGATTTCTTTATATTATCGGATTATTGTTCATTAACATTACGAGAAAAAATAAATACTTATATAAATACAGATATTACAGAAATATCAACTATAAGTTTTCCTTTAAGTAGCAAAGTATTCTTAGAATTTTATTCCAGTAAAAGTATTCACAGTCCAACAAAATCAGAAATAAAATTCTTAAACACTGAACAAGTTGAATTGATAAATAAACAAACCCTTTCTTTAGCATACAAAACTGTTGTTTGTTCTGATGAAAATTATTTGAAAAATTTAACATCTTGA
- a CDS encoding urocanate hydratase: MTFQEQIQQGIPTELPQPKPYETQINHAPKRKEILTDEEKILALKNALRYFEPKFHAELLPEFREELEKYGRIYMYRFRPDYEMKARDIAEYPGKSEQAKAIMLMIQNNLDYAVAQHPHELITYGGNGAVFSNWAQYLLTMKYLSEMTDEQTLTMYSGHPMGLFPSHKDAPRVVVTNGMMIPNYSKPDDWEKFNALGVSQYGQMTAGSYMYIGPQGIVHGTTITVLNAFRKINKEPKGGLFVTSGLGGMSGAQPKAGNIAGCITVIAEVNPKITKIRHEQKWVNEIHENLDELVARVRKAQENQETVSLAYLGNIVDIWEKFDEENLRIDIGSDQTSLHNPWAGGYYPVGQTFEESNTMMAENPQLFKEKVQETLRTHASAINKHTAKGTYFFDYGNAFLLEASRAGADVMSENPTIGREFKYPSYVQDIMGPMCFDYGFGPFRWVCTSGKPEDLQKTDDIACAVLEEMIKTSPEEIQQQMKDNITWIKGAQENNLVVGSQARILYADAEGRMKIAEAFNKAIANGEIGAVVLGRDHHDVSGTDSPYRETSNIYDGSRFTADMAIHNVIGDSFRGATWVSIHNGGGVGWGEVINGGFGMLLDGSDDADRRLKSMLFWDVNNGISRRSWARNEGAVFAIKRAMEAEPNLKVTLPNFVDESLF, from the coding sequence ATGACTTTCCAAGAACAAATCCAGCAAGGAATTCCCACCGAATTACCTCAGCCAAAACCATACGAGACTCAAATCAACCACGCTCCGAAACGTAAAGAAATTTTAACGGACGAAGAGAAAATATTAGCCTTGAAAAACGCTTTGCGTTATTTCGAACCAAAATTTCATGCAGAATTGTTGCCGGAATTCAGGGAAGAACTGGAAAAATACGGCAGAATTTACATGTACCGCTTCCGTCCGGATTACGAGATGAAAGCAAGAGATATTGCCGAATATCCGGGGAAATCTGAGCAGGCAAAAGCCATAATGCTGATGATTCAGAACAATCTAGATTATGCAGTGGCGCAACATCCGCATGAACTGATTACTTACGGTGGAAATGGTGCGGTGTTCAGCAATTGGGCGCAGTATCTTCTGACAATGAAATATCTATCGGAAATGACCGATGAACAAACTTTGACGATGTATTCCGGTCATCCGATGGGATTGTTTCCTTCGCATAAAGATGCGCCGAGAGTTGTTGTGACCAACGGAATGATGATTCCAAATTACTCTAAGCCGGATGACTGGGAAAAATTCAATGCGCTGGGCGTTTCGCAGTACGGGCAAATGACCGCGGGAAGTTATATGTACATCGGCCCGCAGGGAATTGTACACGGAACAACGATTACCGTTTTGAATGCTTTCAGAAAAATAAATAAAGAGCCAAAAGGCGGATTATTCGTCACTTCAGGCTTAGGCGGAATGTCCGGAGCGCAGCCAAAAGCCGGAAATATCGCAGGTTGTATTACGGTGATTGCCGAAGTGAATCCAAAGATTACCAAAATCCGTCACGAACAGAAATGGGTGAATGAAATCCACGAAAATCTGGATGAACTGGTAGCAAGAGTAAGAAAAGCTCAGGAAAATCAGGAAACGGTTTCTTTGGCTTACCTTGGAAACATCGTTGATATCTGGGAAAAATTTGATGAAGAAAATTTAAGAATCGATATCGGTTCAGACCAGACTTCGCTTCACAATCCTTGGGCGGGCGGTTATTATCCGGTCGGGCAAACTTTCGAGGAATCCAATACGATGATGGCAGAAAACCCTCAATTATTCAAAGAAAAAGTTCAGGAAACTTTGAGAACACACGCTTCCGCGATTAATAAACATACCGCAAAAGGAACCTATTTCTTCGATTACGGAAATGCCTTTTTACTCGAAGCTTCCAGAGCCGGAGCTGATGTAATGTCCGAAAATCCTACGATTGGAAGGGAGTTTAAATACCCATCTTATGTTCAGGATATTATGGGACCGATGTGTTTTGATTATGGTTTCGGGCCGTTCCGTTGGGTTTGTACCAGCGGAAAACCTGAAGATTTGCAGAAAACGGATGATATTGCGTGTGCCGTTTTAGAGGAAATGATTAAAACATCGCCGGAAGAAATCCAGCAACAGATGAAAGACAATATAACGTGGATTAAAGGTGCTCAGGAAAACAATCTGGTCGTTGGTTCGCAGGCGAGAATTCTGTACGCCGATGCCGAAGGAAGAATGAAAATCGCTGAAGCTTTCAACAAAGCCATTGCCAACGGAGAAATCGGAGCGGTGGTTTTGGGAAGAGACCATCACGATGTTTCGGGGACAGATTCACCGTACAGAGAGACTTCCAACATTTATGACGGCTCGAGATTTACGGCAGATATGGCGATTCACAATGTGATTGGCGACAGTTTCCGTGGGGCGACCTGGGTGAGTATTCACAATGGTGGTGGCGTTGGTTGGGGAGAAGTCATCAACGGAGGTTTCGGGATGTTGCTGGATGGAAGCGATGATGCCGACAGAAGATTAAAATCTATGCTTTTCTGGGACGTGAACAACGGAATTTCCCGAAGAAGCTGGGCAAGAAATGAAGGTGCTGTTTTCGCGATTAAAAGAGCAATGGAAGCTGAACCGAATTTGAAGGTGACGTTGCCGAATTTTGTGGATGAGAGTTTGTTTTAA